The proteins below come from a single Tribolium castaneum strain GA2 chromosome 9, icTriCast1.1, whole genome shotgun sequence genomic window:
- the CYP301B1 gene encoding cytochrome P450 301B1, with protein sequence MKLLRAAKRVISSSSQQQLGVISAIEENHCKEWADAVPYEEVPGPKPLPFLGNTWRFIPFIGDFQIEHIDKVSKKLYEKYGKIVKMQGLLGRPDMLFLFDPDEIEKVFRQEDTLPYRPSMPSLNYYKHVHRKEFFGDNCGVIAVHGDRWQNFRTKVNQIMLQPRVTRMYVKSIETTSQELVDRIEVIKNKKSEVPDDFLNELHKWSLESIAKIALDVRLGCLDPNAHPDTQTLINAINTFFMNVPILELKIPFWKIWNTPTFKEYLHALDTIREITLKHVDIALHKLSQDDCEELSVLQRVLKMENDAKTASNLALDMFLVGVDTTSNAVASILYQLSLHQEKQAKLYEEIASLLPCKSTQISHEKLDQMHYLKACIKETMRMYPVVIGNGRCTTRDRVIGGYQIPKGVQVIFQHCVISNLEEYFPRSGEFLPERWLKNSELFRNHHPFASLPFGFGKRMCLGRRFADLEIQTVIAKVVRNFKIEYHHDKLDYHIHPMYTPYGPLRLTFIRRQ encoded by the exons atgaaATTGCTAAGAGCCGCAAAACGTGTAATTAGTAGTTCGAGTCAGCAACAACTAGGTGTGATAAGTGCAATTGAGGAGAATCATTGTAAGGAATGGGCAGATGCCGTGCCCTATGAAGAGGTCCCCGGACCCAAACCTTTGCCTTTTTTGGGCAATACGTGGAGATTTATTCCTTTTATAG GCGATTTCCAAATCGAACACATCGACaaagtatcaaaaaaattatacgaaaaatatggaaaaatcgtcaaaatgCAGGGCTTGCTAGGGCGCCCTGACATGCTCTTCCTCTTCGATCCCGACGAAATCGAGAAGGTTTTTCGCCAGGAAGACACTCTCCCCTATCGCCCTTCCATGCCCTCCCTTAATTATTACAAACACGTCCACCGAAAAGAATTTTTCGGCGACAATTGTGGCGTAATCGCCGT ACATGGGGACAGGTGGCAGAACTTTAGGACGAAAGTGAACCAAATAATGTTACAACCGCGAGTTACTCGAATGTATGTCAAGTCCATTGAGACGACATCCCAAGAATTGGTCGACAG GATTGAAGTGATCAAGAATAAGAAAAGCGAAGTGCCTGATGATTTCCTCAACGAGCTTCACAAGTGGTCTTTGGAGT caATCGCCAAAATCGCACTTGATGTCCGACTGGGTTGCCTGGACCCCAACGCCCACCCCGACACCCAAACATTGATTAACGCCATCAACACCTTCTTCATGAATGTCCCGATCCTGGAGCTGAAAATCCCATTTTGGAAAATCTGGAATACTCCGACTTTCAAGGAATATTTGCACGCCTTGGATACAATTCGAGA gATAACACTAAAACATGTTGACATTGCGTTGCATAAATTATCCCAAGACGATTGTGAAGAGCTTTCAGTGTTACAACGAGTTCTAAAAATGGAAAACGATGCCAAAACAGCATCTAATTTAGCGCTAGACATGTTCCTCGTCGGGGTTGACACC ACCTCAAACGCGGTAGCGTCGATCCTCTACCAGCTCTCCCTGCACCAGGAAAAGCAGGCAAAACTTTATGAAGAAATCGCAAGTCTTCTACCGTGCAAATCCACGCAAATATCTCACGAGAAACTAGACCAAATGCATTACCTGAAAGCGTGCATTAAAGAAACCATGAG AATGTATCCGGTGGTGATTGGTAATGGCAGATGCACAACGAGAGATCGGGTAATTGGAGGCTATCAGATACCAAAAGGC GTGCAGGTGATATTTCAACACTGCGTCATTAGCAACCTAGAGGAGTACTTTCCACGAAGTGGTGAGTTTCTCCCAGAGAGGTGGCTCAAAAATTCGGAACTGTTCCGCAACCATCATCCTTTCGCATCGCTACCGTTCGGCTTCGGCAAAAGGATGTGTCTGGGACGGAGGTTTGCGGACTTGGAAATCCAAACAGTCATAGCCAAG GTTGTGCGTAATTTCAAAATCGAATACCATCACGATAAGCTTGATTACCATATTCATCCCATGTACACTCCCTATGGACCTTTACGACTGACGTTTATTCGCCGACAGTAA
- the yem gene encoding yemanuclein isoform X2 — MSEIKRASLIPLGPQKESDKSSKEPRKTVRISVVLPESTEDTCPEFNYKDELAAAKKRLKYQEMGGTANGLSKFDEFDDDDDVKRIARQMEEKYGTGTSLNKKKRKGRKDDYADIGMGYDESDSFIDNTDGYDEMIPQNVTTLHGGFYINSGALEFKTDDEAESDFSSSSSDDEGSRKTASRKRIIESSDETDRENKTETVDNPSTVPKKRKIQNGGNGVQQSLKKKLLAQNKIYIKKRRLLDPDKKTVKELLREKREDLNMSIPEELKLNDSINEDQKDKKNMSISNVTDVIESVVKAATGPETNQNTPTKVVANSTSDGESSHDNTREVKLPENLSPDIASVITAIKRSSELNTDPNNIFTSEINILILRLERKCKCLGKPSKMKVYEHLATFLKCKTETLTRRAKSLVLDDEQKKLKNLLSGLKSEINNIMPSLLESYEKESQRIIQKKFSHENADNEDNKSLRLPKRRFQWNEVTKKLLKDILILKKRSLLFEGKTKESLDTQMTTFLKTEIQVLWPEGWMSMNALNKIYTTYADPKRLINSSLSSNSPNSTPPTKPSSSSNSTPLVKNLPQSFNNSNLSITPIVPAAKSETSGNKILSVTNEVTVSKTYEPSKFTKSLPETPQPCDISPASPKKEFEGKLKVKPSSELLKPPVSNHVRKDPMPISDDSVIYIDSDGFNPMKKSDDNYCQVIDLSDKAEFKKEAKSVPKKETSISPLIPEHVSKHHELSITPTYPKIDPKPKTSCAAGDDIQKVMENLKVLQKMSSPKKCEPAQSSSAVSVIAVNKSFAPKPTHEASTMQRYDYNKSDYNTGFQDEFQKQLFSALNQISSNSNKSYNSTDRYPHISNSGPAMVSGDKYYQTANNNYPQSSNGHKSSTSVQQTAAAPKSQQK; from the exons ATGTCAGAAATAAAACGTGCCTCGCTGATTCCTCTAGGACCCCAAAAAGAGTCGGACAAGTCGTCGAAGGAGCCCCGCAAGACCGTAAGGATATCCGTTGTTCTGCCCGAGTCCACCGAAGACACATGCCCGGAATTCAACTATAAAGATGAACTTGCTGCTGCAAAG aaacGCCTCAAATATCAAGAAATGGGCGGGACGGCGAATGGTTTGAGTAAATTTGATGAGTTCGACGACGATGACGATGTCAAAAGAATCGCTCGTCAAATGGAGGAAAAATAT GGCACGGGGAcgtctttaaataaaaagaaacggAAAGGTCGAAAGGATGATTATGCCGACATCGGGATGGGTTACGACGAATCCGATTCGTTTATCGACAATACGGACGGTTACGATGAAATGATCCCTCAAAATGTCACGACGCTACATGGGGGATTTTACATAAATAGCGGCGCGTTGGAGTTTAAAACGGATGATGAGGCAGAGTCGGACTTTTCTTCAAGTTCATCTGACGATGAAGGTTCAAGAAAGACGGCTAGtcgaaaa AGAATTATTGAATCATCAGATGAGACTGATAGAGAAAATAAGACTGAGACTGTAGATAATCCAAGTACCGTGCCGAAG aaGCGTAAAATACAGAACGGTGGAAATGGCGTGCAACAATCGCTTAAAAAGAAATTGTTGGCTcagaataaaatttacataaagaaGAGACGATTGTTAGATCCGGACAAGAAAACAGTCAAGGAGCTTCTGAGGGAGAAGCGGGAAGATTTGAATATGTCCATTCCTGAAGAGCTCAAGCTCAATGATTCCATTAATGAAGATCAAAAAGATAAGAAAAACATGTCCATATCAAACGTTACAGATGTTATTGAATCGGTAGTTAAAGCTGCAACTGGACCCGAAACCAATCAAAACACGCCAACAAAAGTTGTTG CTAATTCAACTTCTGATGGAGAATCTAGTCATGATAACACACGAGAGGTGAAGTTACCAGAAAATTTATCTCCAGACATTGCAAGTGTGATCACAGCGATTAAACGATCATCTGAACTAAATACGGACCCGAACAATATATTCACATCGGAAATAAACATTCTTATTTTAAG ATTAGAACGCAAATGTAAATGTTTGGGTAAGCcttcaaaaatgaaggtctaCGAACATTTAGCCACGTTCCTAAAATGCAAAACTGAAACATTAACTAGGCGGGCTAAGAGTCTAGTTTTAGACGATGAGcagaagaaattgaaaaatcttcTGTCAGG GCTGAAGTCGGAAATTAACAATATTATGCCAAGCTTGCTGGAGAGCTATGAGAAAGAGAGTCAGCGTATTATACAGAAGAA ATTTTCGCACGAAAATGCCGACAATGAAGATAATAAAAGTTTAAGGCTGCCGAAGCGGCGTTTCCAGTGGAATGAAGTAACAAA GAAACTGCTGAAGGATATCCTCATTTTGAAGAAACGTAGTCTTTTATTCGAAGGGAAGACTAAAGAGAGTTTAGACACCCAAATGACGACGTTTCTCAAAACCGAGATTCAAGTCTTGTGGCCTGAGGGCTGGATGTCCATGAACGCCCTTAACAAAATTTACACGACCTATGCGGACCCTAAACGCCTCATTAATAGTTCTTTGAGTAGTAATTCCCCGAATAGCACTCCTCCAACTAAACCTTCAAGCTCAAGCAACTCCACTCCGCTCGTTAAAAATCTTCCACAAAGctttaataattctaatttatCGATAACACCAATAGTACCCGCTGCAAAAAGCGAGACTAGCGGTAATAAAATTCTTAGTGTAACGAACGAAGTGACTGTTAGTAAGACTTACGAACCTAGTAAATTTACGAAATCACTGCCAGAAACGCCGCAACCGTGTGATATCTCCCCGGCTTCGCCCAAAAAAGAGTTCGAGGGCAAGCTGAAAGTGAAGCCTTCAAGCGAGTTGCTGAAACCACCTGTGAGCAACCATGTGAGGAAGGATCCGATGCCGATTAGTGACGATAGTGTTATTTATATAGACAGTGATGGGTTTAATCCGATGAAGAAAAGTGATGATAATTACTGCCAAGTTATAGACTTATCTGATAAAGCCGAGTTCAAGAAAGAAGCGAAGAGTGTTCCAAAGAAGGAGACTAGTATCAGTCCGTTGATTCCCGAGCACGTGTCGAAACATCACGAACTGAGTATTACCCCGACTTACCCCAAAATCGACCCGAAGCCCAAAACGAGTTGTGCCGCCGGCGACGATATTCAAAAAGTTATggaaaatttgaaagttttgcaaaaaatgtcgTCGCCGAAAAAGTGCGAACCGGCTCAGAGTAGTTCGGCCGTTTCCGTAATCGCAGTGAATAAAAGTTTCGCGCCGAAACCGACACACGAAGCCAGTACCATGCAGAGATACGATTATAATAAAAGTGATTACAATACAGGTTTTCAAGACGAATTCCAAAAACAGTTGTTTAGTGCTCTCAATCAGATTTCGTCAAATTCCAACAAAAGCTATAATAG tACTGATAGGTATCCGCATATTTCAAACAGTGGGCCCGCCATGGTTTCCGGTGATAAGTACTATCAG ACcgctaataataattaccctCAGAGTTCAAACGGTCACAAGAGCAGCACTTCTGTCCAGCAAACAg CTGCAGCACCGAAATCTCAACAAAAATAG
- the yem gene encoding yemanuclein isoform X1 → MSEIKRASLIPLGPQKESDKSSKEPRKTVRISVVLPESTEDTCPEFNYKDELAAAKKRLKYQEMGGTANGLSKFDEFDDDDDVKRIARQMEEKYGTGTSLNKKKRKGRKDDYADIGMGYDESDSFIDNTDGYDEMIPQNVTTLHGGFYINSGALEFKTDDEAESDFSSSSSDDEGSRKTASRKRIIESSDETDRENKTETVDNPSTVPKKRKIQNGGNGVQQSLKKKLLAQNKIYIKKRRLLDPDKKTVKELLREKREDLNMSIPEELKLNDSINEDQKDKKNMSISNVTDVIESVVKAATGPETNQNTPTKVVANSTSDGESSHDNTREVKLPENLSPDIASVITAIKRSSELNTDPNNIFTSEINILILRLERKCKCLGKPSKMKVYEHLATFLKCKTETLTRRAKSLVLDDEQKKLKNLLSGLKSEINNIMPSLLESYEKESQRIIQKKFSHENADNEDNKSLRLPKRRFQWNEVTKKLLKDILILKKRSLLFEGKTKESLDTQMTTFLKTEIQVLWPEGWMSMNALNKIYTTYADPKRLINSSLSSNSPNSTPPTKPSSSSNSTPLVKNLPQSFNNSNLSITPIVPAAKSETSGNKILSVTNEVTVSKTYEPSKFTKSLPETPQPCDISPASPKKEFEGKLKVKPSSELLKPPVSNHVRKDPMPISDDSVIYIDSDGFNPMKKSDDNYCQVIDLSDKAEFKKEAKSVPKKETSISPLIPEHVSKHHELSITPTYPKIDPKPKTSCAAGDDIQKVMENLKVLQKMSSPKKCEPAQSSSAVSVIAVNKSFAPKPTHEASTMQRYDYNKSDYNTGFQDEFQKQLFSALNQISSNSNKSYNSTDRYPHISNSGPAMVSGDKYYQTANNNYPQSSNGHKSSTSVQQTGTYSILDDMFANLLTQYGYSKEAAAPKSQQK, encoded by the exons ATGTCAGAAATAAAACGTGCCTCGCTGATTCCTCTAGGACCCCAAAAAGAGTCGGACAAGTCGTCGAAGGAGCCCCGCAAGACCGTAAGGATATCCGTTGTTCTGCCCGAGTCCACCGAAGACACATGCCCGGAATTCAACTATAAAGATGAACTTGCTGCTGCAAAG aaacGCCTCAAATATCAAGAAATGGGCGGGACGGCGAATGGTTTGAGTAAATTTGATGAGTTCGACGACGATGACGATGTCAAAAGAATCGCTCGTCAAATGGAGGAAAAATAT GGCACGGGGAcgtctttaaataaaaagaaacggAAAGGTCGAAAGGATGATTATGCCGACATCGGGATGGGTTACGACGAATCCGATTCGTTTATCGACAATACGGACGGTTACGATGAAATGATCCCTCAAAATGTCACGACGCTACATGGGGGATTTTACATAAATAGCGGCGCGTTGGAGTTTAAAACGGATGATGAGGCAGAGTCGGACTTTTCTTCAAGTTCATCTGACGATGAAGGTTCAAGAAAGACGGCTAGtcgaaaa AGAATTATTGAATCATCAGATGAGACTGATAGAGAAAATAAGACTGAGACTGTAGATAATCCAAGTACCGTGCCGAAG aaGCGTAAAATACAGAACGGTGGAAATGGCGTGCAACAATCGCTTAAAAAGAAATTGTTGGCTcagaataaaatttacataaagaaGAGACGATTGTTAGATCCGGACAAGAAAACAGTCAAGGAGCTTCTGAGGGAGAAGCGGGAAGATTTGAATATGTCCATTCCTGAAGAGCTCAAGCTCAATGATTCCATTAATGAAGATCAAAAAGATAAGAAAAACATGTCCATATCAAACGTTACAGATGTTATTGAATCGGTAGTTAAAGCTGCAACTGGACCCGAAACCAATCAAAACACGCCAACAAAAGTTGTTG CTAATTCAACTTCTGATGGAGAATCTAGTCATGATAACACACGAGAGGTGAAGTTACCAGAAAATTTATCTCCAGACATTGCAAGTGTGATCACAGCGATTAAACGATCATCTGAACTAAATACGGACCCGAACAATATATTCACATCGGAAATAAACATTCTTATTTTAAG ATTAGAACGCAAATGTAAATGTTTGGGTAAGCcttcaaaaatgaaggtctaCGAACATTTAGCCACGTTCCTAAAATGCAAAACTGAAACATTAACTAGGCGGGCTAAGAGTCTAGTTTTAGACGATGAGcagaagaaattgaaaaatcttcTGTCAGG GCTGAAGTCGGAAATTAACAATATTATGCCAAGCTTGCTGGAGAGCTATGAGAAAGAGAGTCAGCGTATTATACAGAAGAA ATTTTCGCACGAAAATGCCGACAATGAAGATAATAAAAGTTTAAGGCTGCCGAAGCGGCGTTTCCAGTGGAATGAAGTAACAAA GAAACTGCTGAAGGATATCCTCATTTTGAAGAAACGTAGTCTTTTATTCGAAGGGAAGACTAAAGAGAGTTTAGACACCCAAATGACGACGTTTCTCAAAACCGAGATTCAAGTCTTGTGGCCTGAGGGCTGGATGTCCATGAACGCCCTTAACAAAATTTACACGACCTATGCGGACCCTAAACGCCTCATTAATAGTTCTTTGAGTAGTAATTCCCCGAATAGCACTCCTCCAACTAAACCTTCAAGCTCAAGCAACTCCACTCCGCTCGTTAAAAATCTTCCACAAAGctttaataattctaatttatCGATAACACCAATAGTACCCGCTGCAAAAAGCGAGACTAGCGGTAATAAAATTCTTAGTGTAACGAACGAAGTGACTGTTAGTAAGACTTACGAACCTAGTAAATTTACGAAATCACTGCCAGAAACGCCGCAACCGTGTGATATCTCCCCGGCTTCGCCCAAAAAAGAGTTCGAGGGCAAGCTGAAAGTGAAGCCTTCAAGCGAGTTGCTGAAACCACCTGTGAGCAACCATGTGAGGAAGGATCCGATGCCGATTAGTGACGATAGTGTTATTTATATAGACAGTGATGGGTTTAATCCGATGAAGAAAAGTGATGATAATTACTGCCAAGTTATAGACTTATCTGATAAAGCCGAGTTCAAGAAAGAAGCGAAGAGTGTTCCAAAGAAGGAGACTAGTATCAGTCCGTTGATTCCCGAGCACGTGTCGAAACATCACGAACTGAGTATTACCCCGACTTACCCCAAAATCGACCCGAAGCCCAAAACGAGTTGTGCCGCCGGCGACGATATTCAAAAAGTTATggaaaatttgaaagttttgcaaaaaatgtcgTCGCCGAAAAAGTGCGAACCGGCTCAGAGTAGTTCGGCCGTTTCCGTAATCGCAGTGAATAAAAGTTTCGCGCCGAAACCGACACACGAAGCCAGTACCATGCAGAGATACGATTATAATAAAAGTGATTACAATACAGGTTTTCAAGACGAATTCCAAAAACAGTTGTTTAGTGCTCTCAATCAGATTTCGTCAAATTCCAACAAAAGCTATAATAG tACTGATAGGTATCCGCATATTTCAAACAGTGGGCCCGCCATGGTTTCCGGTGATAAGTACTATCAG ACcgctaataataattaccctCAGAGTTCAAACGGTCACAAGAGCAGCACTTCTGTCCAGCAAACAg GTACTTATAGCATATTGGATGATATGTTTGCTAATTTACTCACACAGTATGGATATTCAAAAGAAG CTGCAGCACCGAAATCTCAACAAAAATAG